A part of Candidatus Hinthialibacter antarcticus genomic DNA contains:
- the secD gene encoding protein translocase subunit SecD, whose amino-acid sequence MQRVPVWRIAITVFVLLISLWLLLPTYEFYSIDPLLRTSGSSAEIIEIEKKIESGQGNAVELQNELMAKKRALREMKDNSLQLGLDLQGGVHLVIEVDIEEYEAELRAQGKSDSDIAYAKEIVLDSAAAAIESRVDAFGVAEAAIIKQAPNRIVLEMPGFSDPDAVKKLVSADSKLSFHIVAEQPDLVRIISDIDAAAPEDFQSLLAAQMPMRSVAAVAVQTPENFELVNTILQRSTVNAMIDRDLMFVWGNEEEPYPPYFDFAHRYLYLVKKKVEVSGSELDDAFPTMDPTTNQPRVSLNFNSDGGKMFHRTTRDNKGKYLAVVLNDRVFTAPVIRSEIRGGSAVIEGIGDIMEARHIAVVLRAGALPAPMHVEQSRVVGPSLGQDSIEKGIYAGMIGGSIVLVFMAAYYLFVGMVANLAVVMNLILLMAGMAFFNATLTLPGIAGLVLLIGMAVDANVLIFERMREEMKSKRAKNLPLVLDKAYGRAFMTIFDANLTTLITALVLFQFGTGPIKGFAVTLSLGIIISMFTAVFVTRLVFDIIAGRGAETLSIGNIRFFENANYNLLKQGKVFMMTSLAIGLAGFIFLAANWQNYQGIDFAGGSEVILAFDDVITADEVRGGMAQIGVADAVIQEVLGGEGKQMLIRVRGGENAVVQSSDELDAKIREVFPGRGFETLQADTVGAKVGGELLLKGLYCILFASVGILLYITARFEFRFAVAAVAALFHDILFTLSMLALTGTEFNLPIIAALLTVLGYSLNDTIVVFDRIRENYTSGLQSFSDVVNHSINQTLSRTVLTSVTTLLVIGTLHIVGGPVIHDFAFTLLIGVVVGTYSSIFVASPILLMMGKHEPKKVKDDGEAIDPNRLGSAA is encoded by the coding sequence ATGCAGAGGGTCCCCGTCTGGCGAATCGCCATCACTGTTTTTGTTTTATTGATTTCCCTCTGGCTGCTATTGCCTACCTACGAATTCTATTCGATTGACCCCTTGCTGCGCACCTCCGGCAGCTCGGCAGAAATCATAGAGATCGAAAAGAAGATTGAATCCGGCCAGGGAAATGCTGTTGAGCTGCAAAATGAACTCATGGCGAAGAAGCGCGCGTTGCGTGAGATGAAAGATAACAGCCTGCAACTCGGTCTTGATTTGCAGGGCGGCGTTCACTTGGTTATCGAAGTGGATATCGAAGAATACGAAGCGGAATTGCGCGCCCAGGGCAAAAGCGATTCGGATATCGCGTATGCGAAAGAAATTGTGCTTGACAGCGCCGCCGCCGCGATTGAAAGCCGCGTTGACGCCTTCGGCGTCGCCGAAGCGGCCATCATCAAACAAGCGCCGAACCGCATCGTGTTGGAAATGCCTGGTTTTAGCGATCCCGACGCCGTGAAAAAGCTGGTAAGCGCTGATTCAAAATTAAGTTTCCATATCGTCGCGGAGCAACCGGACCTGGTACGCATTATTTCCGATATTGACGCTGCTGCGCCGGAAGATTTCCAGAGCCTGTTGGCTGCGCAAATGCCGATGCGCTCGGTAGCGGCGGTTGCAGTACAGACGCCGGAAAATTTCGAGTTGGTGAATACGATTTTACAGCGCTCGACGGTCAACGCCATGATCGACCGCGACCTGATGTTTGTGTGGGGCAATGAAGAAGAGCCTTACCCTCCCTATTTTGATTTCGCTCACCGCTATCTCTATCTGGTAAAGAAAAAGGTTGAAGTGTCCGGCTCGGAATTGGATGACGCGTTCCCGACGATGGATCCGACCACCAATCAACCGCGCGTGTCTCTGAATTTTAACAGCGACGGCGGCAAGATGTTTCACCGCACCACCCGCGACAACAAAGGCAAATACCTCGCGGTTGTGTTGAATGACCGCGTGTTTACTGCGCCGGTGATTCGCAGCGAAATTCGCGGCGGCAGCGCCGTCATCGAAGGCATCGGCGATATCATGGAAGCGCGCCACATCGCGGTTGTGCTTCGCGCAGGCGCCTTGCCAGCCCCGATGCACGTTGAACAAAGCCGCGTGGTTGGCCCGTCACTGGGTCAAGACTCGATTGAAAAAGGCATCTATGCGGGCATGATCGGCGGCTCCATTGTGTTGGTCTTTATGGCGGCGTACTACCTGTTTGTCGGTATGGTCGCCAACTTGGCGGTCGTAATGAACCTGATACTTCTGATGGCGGGCATGGCGTTCTTTAACGCGACGCTGACCCTGCCCGGTATCGCCGGTCTGGTATTGCTTATCGGTATGGCGGTCGACGCCAACGTTCTTATCTTTGAACGTATGCGCGAAGAAATGAAAAGCAAGCGCGCCAAAAACCTGCCTCTTGTCTTAGACAAAGCCTACGGTCGCGCGTTTATGACCATTTTCGACGCCAACTTAACGACGTTGATTACGGCGTTGGTTCTGTTCCAATTTGGAACCGGCCCCATTAAAGGTTTCGCAGTGACATTGTCGCTGGGTATCATCATTTCGATGTTTACCGCCGTTTTCGTGACCCGTCTGGTGTTTGATATTATCGCCGGGCGCGGCGCCGAGACGTTGTCGATCGGCAATATCCGGTTCTTTGAAAACGCCAACTACAATCTCCTCAAGCAAGGCAAAGTCTTTATGATGACGTCTTTGGCAATTGGCCTTGCTGGATTTATTTTTCTCGCCGCCAATTGGCAGAATTACCAGGGCATCGATTTTGCCGGCGGCAGCGAAGTAATTTTGGCGTTTGACGACGTCATCACGGCGGACGAAGTGCGCGGCGGCATGGCGCAAATCGGCGTTGCGGACGCGGTCATTCAGGAAGTTCTAGGCGGCGAAGGCAAACAAATGCTGATCCGGGTTCGCGGCGGCGAAAACGCCGTGGTGCAAAGTTCAGACGAACTCGACGCCAAGATTCGCGAGGTGTTCCCGGGCCGGGGGTTTGAAACCCTGCAAGCAGACACGGTCGGCGCCAAGGTCGGCGGCGAGCTGTTGCTCAAAGGTTTGTATTGCATCCTGTTCGCCAGCGTAGGCATCCTGCTGTATATCACCGCCCGGTTTGAGTTCCGGTTTGCGGTGGCGGCGGTGGCGGCGTTGTTCCACGATATTTTGTTTACGCTATCCATGTTGGCGTTAACCGGTACGGAGTTTAACTTGCCCATCATTGCCGCGCTGCTGACGGTGCTTGGGTATTCATTGAACGATACCATCGTTGTGTTTGACCGCATTCGCGAAAATTACACATCGGGTTTACAGAGTTTCTCTGACGTCGTCAATCACAGCATCAACCAGACCTTGTCGCGTACGGTGTTGACGTCGGTCACCACATTATTGGTCATCGGAACGCTGCACATTGTCGGCGGGCCGGTCATTCACGACTTCGCCTTTACGCTATTGATCGGCGTTGTGGTGGGTACATACTCGTCAATCTTTGTTGCCAGCCCCATCCTGTTGATGATGGGCAAGCATGAACCGAAGAAAGTCAAAGACGACGGCGAGGCGATTGACCCCAACCGTTTGGGTTCTGCTGCGTAA
- the lpxB gene encoding lipid-A-disaccharide synthase, whose protein sequence is MDQRPLNLFISVGEESADHHGAHVVEALRQMQPDIKWFGFGGKALKQQGVDILYPLPDLALIGFVEVIKRLPTLFHVRAIAEKSWDERKPDAVILIDYPGFHLHLAKRAQERGIPVFYYIAPQAWAWREKRVETMRETIKRLFVIFPFEEHFFQSRGVDAQFVGHPLLDRIPPTPAQDRAPLERPVVGLLPGSRKNELKRLLPTLLSAAKRLRKQKPETQFFLPLAETLPESFLQNFDLPDWLEVGRDPDYARRKQLTFAWTASGTATMENALLGLPMAVVYRSGAVNAFLARRLIRVPYIGMVNLIAQKGICPEFIQEQCHPEQLARHAEEFLSDAQRYQEMIDDLNALRQKLGGENAAQRAAQAIHAAILETL, encoded by the coding sequence ATGGACCAACGGCCTTTAAACCTGTTCATCTCCGTCGGCGAAGAGTCTGCTGACCATCACGGGGCGCATGTCGTTGAAGCGCTTCGTCAAATGCAGCCTGACATCAAGTGGTTCGGCTTTGGCGGCAAAGCGCTTAAGCAACAAGGCGTCGACATCCTCTACCCGTTGCCCGACTTGGCGTTGATTGGTTTTGTTGAGGTCATCAAACGCCTGCCGACCCTGTTTCATGTACGCGCCATTGCAGAAAAATCCTGGGACGAGCGCAAACCCGACGCCGTCATTCTGATCGACTACCCCGGCTTTCACCTGCACCTCGCCAAGCGGGCGCAGGAACGCGGCATTCCCGTGTTTTATTACATCGCCCCCCAGGCCTGGGCCTGGCGCGAGAAGCGGGTCGAAACCATGCGCGAAACCATCAAGCGCCTGTTTGTGATTTTTCCTTTTGAGGAACACTTTTTTCAATCGCGCGGCGTCGATGCGCAGTTTGTCGGTCACCCGTTGCTTGACCGCATCCCGCCGACCCCGGCGCAAGATCGGGCGCCGCTCGAACGCCCCGTGGTCGGGCTTCTGCCCGGCAGCCGCAAGAACGAACTCAAGCGCTTGCTGCCGACCTTACTCAGCGCGGCGAAACGGTTGCGAAAACAAAAACCCGAGACGCAGTTTTTCTTACCGCTCGCTGAAACGCTACCGGAATCTTTTTTGCAGAATTTTGATCTTCCCGATTGGTTAGAGGTAGGACGCGACCCCGATTATGCGCGGCGCAAACAACTGACCTTCGCCTGGACGGCGTCGGGCACGGCAACCATGGAAAACGCGCTGCTGGGCCTGCCGATGGCGGTGGTCTACCGCAGCGGCGCCGTCAACGCATTTCTGGCGAGGCGGCTCATCCGCGTGCCGTATATTGGTATGGTGAATTTGATTGCGCAAAAAGGCATCTGCCCGGAGTTCATCCAGGAACAATGCCACCCCGAACAACTCGCCCGCCATGCAGAAGAGTTTCTCAGCGACGCGCAACGCTATCAGGAAATGATTGACGACCTCAACGCCCTGCGCCAAAAACTCGGCGGCGAAAACGCAGCGCAACGCGCGGCGCAAGCCATTCACGCCGCCATTCTTGAGACGCTCTAG
- a CDS encoding peptidyl-prolyl cis-trans isomerase → MRAFCVAVLSLFISIGLISCGPGSPTNEKSPAAAAPDSPQKNGTRANDLAVAEWSGGTIYLSDIDNIVHPEQMMATYRLQENIEWEDVIAQKRESMVNMLLDNYLLIEEARVRDLGLTDAEKEVLLREFKGQFETEEEYQKHIQEANQTEDQLVGILGNIQLGRVCMEDQKQRIRDSLTPDVLKAYYESQIDKFTPPARSMINRVVIEAKDDQTLEEAKEKTLDLHAQVQALIASATDFTGKRKVMQQYAYQYSDTPDGSYNYGYCILYHAEGIDNAYGAEFVAEVLKTPEGELSPVVACVNGYGFFLVKEKQSVGVQPFEAPPVQALLPQMMMQERLEAWRESLRDTYQVKIHQEALRQQLPNPASVTPAPVLAIPSPPSFSSSRPQ, encoded by the coding sequence ATGAGAGCATTTTGTGTTGCGGTTTTATCCTTATTCATTTCAATCGGATTGATATCGTGCGGTCCCGGCTCCCCAACCAATGAGAAATCTCCCGCGGCCGCCGCGCCGGATTCGCCCCAGAAAAACGGAACCCGGGCCAATGATCTCGCGGTCGCTGAGTGGAGCGGCGGGACGATTTATTTGTCTGACATCGACAATATTGTTCACCCCGAACAAATGATGGCGACCTATCGGCTGCAAGAAAATATCGAGTGGGAAGACGTGATTGCGCAAAAGCGCGAGTCGATGGTGAACATGCTTCTCGATAATTATTTGTTGATCGAAGAAGCGCGCGTGCGCGACCTTGGTTTGACCGACGCGGAAAAAGAAGTGTTGCTGCGTGAATTCAAAGGGCAATTTGAGACCGAAGAAGAATATCAAAAACACATCCAGGAAGCCAACCAGACCGAAGACCAACTGGTTGGCATTTTAGGCAACATTCAGCTGGGGCGCGTTTGTATGGAAGATCAAAAACAACGCATCCGCGATTCGCTCACGCCGGACGTATTGAAAGCGTATTATGAATCGCAGATCGACAAGTTTACGCCGCCCGCGCGGTCAATGATTAACCGCGTGGTGATTGAAGCCAAAGACGACCAGACGCTTGAAGAAGCCAAAGAAAAAACCTTAGACCTTCACGCCCAAGTGCAGGCGTTGATTGCGTCAGCGACCGATTTTACTGGCAAGCGAAAAGTGATGCAGCAATATGCGTATCAATATTCTGACACGCCTGACGGCTCGTATAACTACGGCTACTGCATCCTGTATCACGCAGAAGGAATTGATAACGCCTACGGCGCGGAATTTGTGGCGGAGGTTCTCAAGACGCCTGAAGGCGAACTGTCGCCCGTGGTCGCTTGCGTGAATGGCTATGGTTTCTTTTTGGTGAAAGAGAAACAGTCGGTCGGCGTCCAACCGTTTGAAGCGCCGCCGGTGCAAGCCCTGCTTCCGCAAATGATGATGCAGGAGCGGCTCGAAGCCTGGCGCGAATCATTGCGCGACACCTATCAGGTTAAAATTCATCAAGAAGCGCTTCGCCAACAATTGCCTAACCCCGCGAGCGTTACGCCTGCTCCGGTGTTGGCGATTCCGTCTCCGCCTTCATTTAGCAGTTCACGTCCGCAGTAG
- a CDS encoding Wzz/FepE/Etk N-terminal domain-containing protein: MSVEHEIQLASILEVIWRRGRMMAIISLVCMVLAAAFSYTIHNRYRAEVDLVVMNSKIGERAMMFPGMTMDTYSELFLADTVLQDVIDEFRLSEEPFGLKHINALAGRVAIRSNEKSSRIQLSVELEDPEFAALVANQLANRALQLNNEIIMEEKDNSRRFIQQELTPIQEQTMRYQIDYRDLLVKNKLPLLQNELDTNNTILATLRQQHDTLVHSIRELETRQEYFEKVFSATDAPEKILQVKRSIFSNNTVLNQLEEAKPNQSIEDLTGMGYIEETINGIYYQLRSEYIKLTIDLPAMKAKFESMKKEIARLEALVIEQQEQFFRLDVEETESKRYWSQALEVVAGIEKNFDWAGTTVASERQDLKVAYYAIPDPKKVYPRRSLIVLATGMISFLLMFVYYLLKDLYGLVATERPSASV; this comes from the coding sequence ATGAGCGTGGAGCACGAAATTCAACTCGCATCGATCCTTGAGGTGATCTGGCGCCGGGGCCGAATGATGGCGATTATTTCGCTGGTGTGCATGGTATTGGCCGCCGCGTTTTCTTACACGATCCATAACCGCTACCGCGCCGAAGTTGATCTGGTGGTGATGAACTCGAAGATCGGCGAGCGGGCGATGATGTTTCCGGGCATGACGATGGACACTTACTCGGAACTCTTTCTGGCGGATACGGTTTTGCAGGACGTGATAGATGAATTCCGCTTGAGCGAAGAGCCGTTTGGGCTTAAACATATCAATGCGCTGGCTGGGCGCGTGGCAATTCGAAGTAACGAGAAGTCTTCCCGGATTCAACTAAGCGTTGAACTTGAAGACCCCGAATTCGCCGCACTCGTCGCCAACCAACTCGCCAACCGCGCACTGCAACTGAACAATGAGATTATTATGGAAGAAAAAGACAACAGCCGCCGTTTTATTCAACAAGAACTCACTCCCATTCAAGAGCAGACGATGCGTTACCAAATCGACTATCGCGACTTGCTGGTTAAAAATAAACTGCCGTTGCTACAAAACGAGTTGGATACCAATAACACTATTCTGGCCACGCTTCGGCAACAACATGACACGCTGGTCCACTCCATCCGCGAACTCGAGACGCGGCAGGAATATTTTGAAAAAGTCTTTTCCGCCACCGATGCGCCTGAGAAAATCTTGCAAGTGAAACGCAGCATTTTCAGTAACAATACGGTATTAAATCAACTTGAAGAGGCCAAGCCAAATCAGTCAATCGAAGATCTGACCGGCATGGGCTACATTGAAGAAACGATCAATGGTATTTATTATCAATTACGGTCGGAATATATAAAACTCACGATTGACCTGCCCGCGATGAAAGCCAAGTTTGAATCAATGAAAAAAGAAATCGCGCGGCTGGAAGCGTTGGTCATCGAACAACAAGAGCAGTTCTTTCGGCTTGATGTCGAAGAGACCGAATCAAAGCGCTACTGGAGCCAGGCGCTTGAAGTGGTGGCTGGCATCGAGAAAAATTTTGACTGGGCGGGAACCACCGTCGCCTCAGAGCGTCAAGATTTGAAAGTCGCGTATTATGCGATTCCTGACCCCAAAAAGGTGTATCCGCGCCGCAGTTTGATTGTTCTCGCGACGGGTATGATTTCGTTTCTGTTGATGTTTGTGTACTACTTGCTCAAGGATTTGTACGGCTTGGTCGCGACTGAGCGTCCTTCTGCTTCGGTCTAG
- a CDS encoding tetratricopeptide repeat protein, with product MNEYKRRHFNDFPTRLVTRFWLPAALFLFVFAAARITPPDLAFYYAYGHSMLYDIDFYFAPQFAAFPFANHELYLSAHGLPANDWPMGAGVLWAPFMLFASILRIGLNLFGFSIEPGGYAWFDQWVITFSASWLFGAGTLYASYRLARSHKISHANAVWACALMAAGSSLTYHLYVNSADSHPPSAFFIVLSLLAWQSYKQTPRLAFALFAGAALGIAGLVRPHNLLWGLTPLLDWAINPGDQKRVTVRPAHIAVFILATLAAFLPQLMAWKALYGSWFALPRSGDVLWLHPHLYEMLFSDFHGMISWSPLFGLGIAGLLTQRRALPYLLPMLLTIYIYSCNIAWWAGGSFGNRRMVSCAPIFILGLAWLLQATPKAWFKGFAILCAVWTWLLLVAEMGGAIQLDHYQSWREILAVIPQGVPPGLSAHFTRIDWGEHALLRFIGAVSVCAAMLVLLWLHCRFATIKRTAYVFTAGLLLLCAWSGAALLRTPNAINPNELTDYIPRDRFTWVVYFEKGFYEMQTRQYTDGLESMLAAAITEPSHPQPWMYIGANLEFHQMHELAYLYFKQAMSYGSRTSTFFTFYLNSINRQLRTAPTALLYNERGVVLTLMKQYDQAVADFERALKMDPDYNPAIENLDTVNKRAAGQSAPMRWE from the coding sequence GTGAACGAATACAAACGTCGTCATTTCAACGATTTCCCAACGCGTTTGGTCACGCGCTTTTGGCTGCCAGCGGCGCTTTTTCTCTTCGTGTTCGCTGCGGCGCGAATCACCCCGCCCGACCTCGCGTTTTATTACGCCTATGGGCATTCCATGCTATATGACATCGATTTTTACTTCGCGCCCCAATTCGCCGCCTTTCCCTTCGCCAACCACGAACTCTACCTGTCGGCCCACGGCCTGCCCGCCAACGACTGGCCGATGGGCGCTGGCGTCCTCTGGGCGCCCTTCATGTTGTTCGCATCCATTTTGCGGATCGGACTCAACCTTTTCGGCTTTTCAATCGAACCCGGCGGATATGCGTGGTTCGATCAATGGGTCATTACGTTTAGCGCCTCTTGGCTTTTTGGCGCAGGAACCCTATACGCCTCTTATCGCTTGGCGCGTTCCCACAAAATCAGCCATGCGAATGCGGTCTGGGCTTGCGCGCTGATGGCGGCGGGCAGTTCGCTCACCTATCATCTGTACGTCAATTCCGCCGACTCACACCCGCCCTCAGCGTTCTTCATCGTCCTGAGTTTGTTGGCGTGGCAGTCATACAAACAGACCCCGCGCCTCGCCTTCGCCCTGTTTGCCGGGGCCGCGTTGGGAATCGCCGGGCTGGTGCGCCCCCACAATCTGTTATGGGGACTCACGCCGCTTCTCGATTGGGCCATCAACCCCGGCGATCAAAAACGCGTTACCGTCCGGCCCGCTCATATCGCCGTCTTCATCCTAGCGACGCTTGCCGCGTTTCTGCCCCAACTGATGGCTTGGAAGGCGCTCTACGGCTCCTGGTTCGCCCTGCCGCGTTCTGGCGACGTGCTCTGGCTTCACCCGCACCTCTATGAGATGTTGTTTTCTGACTTCCACGGCATGATCTCCTGGTCGCCGCTGTTCGGCTTGGGCATCGCGGGCTTGCTCACTCAACGCCGCGCCCTGCCTTATTTGCTGCCGATGCTGCTGACCATCTACATTTATTCCTGCAACATCGCCTGGTGGGCGGGCGGCTCGTTCGGCAACCGCCGCATGGTGAGTTGTGCGCCGATCTTCATTTTAGGATTAGCCTGGCTCTTACAAGCAACGCCCAAAGCGTGGTTCAAAGGCTTCGCCATTCTCTGCGCCGTCTGGACGTGGCTGTTGTTGGTTGCAGAAATGGGCGGCGCGATTCAGCTCGACCACTATCAATCGTGGAGGGAGATACTGGCCGTTATCCCGCAGGGAGTTCCGCCCGGTCTCAGCGCCCATTTCACCCGTATTGATTGGGGCGAACACGCCCTGTTGAGATTCATCGGCGCAGTCAGCGTCTGCGCGGCGATGCTTGTTCTCCTATGGCTGCATTGCCGGTTTGCGACGATCAAACGGACCGCTTACGTTTTCACGGCGGGACTCCTGCTTCTCTGCGCCTGGTCTGGCGCCGCCCTGCTGCGAACCCCGAACGCAATCAACCCAAACGAACTCACGGATTACATCCCCCGCGACCGCTTCACCTGGGTGGTGTATTTTGAAAAAGGCTTTTATGAAATGCAAACCCGCCAATACACCGACGGCCTCGAAAGCATGTTGGCGGCGGCCATCACCGAACCCAGCCACCCGCAACCCTGGATGTACATCGGCGCCAATCTGGAGTTCCACCAGATGCATGAGTTGGCCTATCTTTATTTTAAACAAGCGATGAGTTACGGCTCGCGCACATCGACGTTTTTCACCTTTTATCTCAACTCAATCAACCGTCAGTTGCGAACAGCGCCCACCGCTTTGCTATACAATGAACGCGGCGTAGTCTTGACCTTGATGAAACAATATGACCAGGCCGTCGCTGACTTTGAACGCGCACTTAAAATGGACCCGGACTATAATCCTGCCATAGAGAATCTAGACACCGTCAACAAACGCGCCGCCGGACAATCGGCCCCGATGCGCTGGGAATAA